The Flavobacteriales bacterium genome contains the following window.
GTCGATCACCTCGTAAGCCGCCCCGGCGACAAGTCCGGTCACGTTCAACATTTCGCTGGCGGGTATCGGGTAGAGCGAAACGACGCTATTCGACACCTCCGGTACGCTGGTATTGATATCCACCACTACCGTGATGTTGATGCTGTAGGAGCAGAAGTTGCCATCGAGCACATCGCAGCTGTAGTTGCCGCCAGCCGTGATCGTGGTGGTGGGTGAGGTGGAACCTGTGCTCCAGTTGTACGCATTGAATGAAGCGTTCAGGCCGAGCTGGTAGGGAAGATCGCTGGCGAGGATGGTGATCGTCGGTGCCTGCATCGCATTGGTGCTGGCGGTGTACTCATCGGCGCCCATGTCGCATACGGGGTTTCCGCGCGCATCGCCGTCAATGTCCGCAGCAACGACAAAGAAGTACTCGCCCATGTTGTCCACGGCGCAGTTGTTCATGTGCAGATCGGGTTGGATCGGGAACACGGGGTCGATGTCCGTATCGCCCGTGCCTTGACTTGTCCCGCTCTGGTGCGCAGCGATGGAGGTATAAGCACTACCGGCCACGCTACTGAGCGTGCCACCCGTGCTGAAGAGGCAGTTGTGATCTTCCGCTAGCACATTGCCCGCCACGTTCACGATGTAGGCCAAGCCTCCTGTGTTGTTCGCGAAGATGTTGTTGCGCACCAACGCATCCTGCCCATCGGCGAAATTGCTCAGGTGGAAGAAGGCATAGCTCTGGAACTGGTTGCCAGCGGCCACGAGCACACTGTTGTACAAGATCTTCATATCCCACAGGTTGTACACGGCAAGGCCCCACACATCGCCGGTACCGTTCACATACACCATGTTGTTGCTGATCATGTTGCCCGTGGTGTTCTGCGTGTTGCCCACTTCGATGCCCGTGCAACCGTTGGTCGCATACGCTTGGATGTCGTTGCGGCGGATCTGGCTGCCCCCATCGAAGAAGGTGGTGCGGATGGCCACGTACCAATCGCCTACGGTGGTGCTGAAGTCGTTGTCGCCGATGGAGCCGGTGCAGTGGTTCAGTTTGATGCCGGTACCGATCTGCTGACGGAATTCGTTGCCACTGATGATCACACCGCCGATGCGTGCGCCGTTGAAGCCATAACCGTCCAGATCGATCGCCGTGTTCCCGTTGAAGAAGCTGTTGTCCAGGATCAGCACGTCCTGTGGATTATTATCGGTGTTCAGGGTGAACTGGTCGCAGTGCACCAGGATGCGGTCGAAATAGGCCGAGCCCGATGGGTTGGTGCTGCCGTGGAACACGCACTGTTCGATGGTGAGACCTGAGAGCCCGTTGATGAAATGCACGGCACGCGCATAGTCGTAGTCGAGCGGACGGAAGGTGAGTTTCTCCAGCACCACGCCGTGCGGGCCCTCCAAGCGGAAGATGAAGTTG
Protein-coding sequences here:
- a CDS encoding T9SS type A sorting domain-containing protein, coding for MKHIVTLLFLALSSTASAQLSGTKTVGGANPDFATITAAVNALMNQGATGNVTFNIRPGTYVGQYNVGAVPGTPGTIIFRNETNGAQAVNLEYDASSTTDNFIFRLEGPHGVVLEKLTFRPLDYDYARAVHFINGLSGLTIEQCVFHGSTNPSGSAYFDRILVHCDQFTLNTDNNPQDVLILDNSFFNGNTAIDLDGYGFNGARIGGVIISGNEFRQQIGTGIKLNHCTGSIGDNDFSTTVGDWYVAIRTTFFDGGSQIRRNDIQAYATNGCTGIEVGNTQNTTGNMISNNMVYVNGTGDVWGLAVYNLWDMKILYNSVLVAAGNQFQSYAFFHLSNFADGQDALVRNNIFANNTGGLAYIVNVAGNVLAEDHNCLFSTGGTLSSVAGSAYTSIAAHQSGTSQGTGDTDIDPVFPIQPDLHMNNCAVDNMGEYFFVVAADIDGDARGNPVCDMGADEYTASTNAMQAPTITILASDLPYQLGLNASFNAYNWSTGSTSPTTTITAGGNYSCDVLDGNFCSYSINITVVVDINTSVPEVSNSVVSLYPIPASEMLNVTGLVAGAAYEVIDVQGRILLSGTAQPVTAIDVRELSLGMHLLRWMDGAEPRTARFIKQ